From Yersinia hibernica, a single genomic window includes:
- a CDS encoding OmpA family protein produces the protein MFTVKLNKPLLLLWLAASGFLIASINFQGNTFWNNVIFIIFLTLLAVTVWWHYTLKPVQTQSEQSNSEKQPLQVETPQPTAQENTVILILGPYAAKWFSSAGASDNTRFSDHAVWILISEPETLQKRLKFIADNHPSAQVLVFFPFLPDVHDSTSIIISQLTKWRNSFATLPLQNPISSVLAIYLQLSGERLSHNPDNAYWTGNINLAKKEEVDIASAFQVLNDKFTLQDNNSTEFASQRNAMAHQLFIWLNESGITNTLQALFSHTSLQLTDVILSDNGKGFIKHGAWSAWLEKTMGILPGLASAVSLPPLPKIINWQKKQVIPVVEPEVIEPPAPVKWLWSLCFAAVLLAFHMAHTVSQEKVFSQKFSQQLIPLNNVNELSIQHLAENLKVLADKGKILSACVNSPDITHWGLSQCAPLLKQINHKIETYTDIPVFSSAQMAPLFDSNSSKLKPNMQTNKILTSLLSLLEHNPGSKVLVVGHSDNTGSPSINMALSEQRAQVVADWLIKHSSLSANDLIISGKGALEPVASNDTKIGQDQNRRVEVLLLPIQDKNAGVKIQ, from the coding sequence ATGTTTACGGTTAAACTCAATAAACCGCTATTGCTGCTCTGGTTGGCGGCCAGTGGTTTCTTAATAGCAAGTATAAATTTTCAGGGAAATACGTTCTGGAATAACGTTATTTTCATTATATTTCTAACTCTATTAGCGGTGACTGTCTGGTGGCATTACACCCTGAAACCGGTACAAACTCAATCAGAGCAGTCTAATTCGGAAAAACAGCCTCTCCAAGTGGAGACTCCACAGCCTACAGCTCAGGAAAATACGGTTATTTTAATCCTTGGTCCATACGCAGCTAAATGGTTTAGCAGCGCAGGCGCTAGTGATAATACTCGCTTTTCTGACCATGCGGTCTGGATATTAATTTCTGAACCAGAGACATTACAAAAACGGCTTAAATTTATTGCTGACAATCATCCTTCAGCTCAGGTTTTGGTTTTCTTTCCATTCCTACCAGATGTGCATGATAGTACGTCAATTATAATTTCACAGCTGACCAAATGGCGAAATAGTTTTGCCACATTGCCACTGCAAAACCCCATTTCTAGTGTATTGGCTATCTATTTACAATTAAGTGGGGAACGTCTCAGCCATAATCCGGATAATGCCTATTGGACAGGCAATATTAATCTTGCCAAGAAGGAAGAAGTCGATATTGCCAGTGCTTTTCAAGTACTAAACGATAAGTTTACCTTGCAAGATAACAACAGCACAGAATTCGCTTCTCAACGTAATGCGATGGCGCACCAATTGTTTATCTGGCTGAACGAATCCGGAATCACCAATACCCTACAAGCACTATTTTCCCACACGTCATTACAGTTAACTGATGTGATTTTGTCAGACAATGGCAAAGGATTTATCAAACATGGTGCCTGGTCAGCATGGCTGGAGAAAACTATGGGGATTCTGCCTGGTTTAGCCTCTGCTGTTTCACTGCCCCCATTGCCAAAAATTATTAATTGGCAAAAAAAACAAGTGATTCCAGTGGTAGAACCCGAAGTAATAGAACCACCTGCTCCAGTAAAATGGCTGTGGAGTTTGTGCTTTGCAGCAGTGCTATTAGCCTTTCATATGGCGCACACAGTGTCGCAAGAGAAGGTTTTCTCTCAGAAATTTAGCCAGCAATTAATCCCGTTAAATAATGTTAACGAGTTGTCTATCCAACATCTTGCTGAGAATCTTAAAGTGCTCGCCGACAAAGGAAAAATATTGTCCGCATGCGTAAATTCACCTGATATAACCCACTGGGGACTATCTCAATGTGCTCCATTATTGAAGCAAATAAACCATAAGATCGAAACTTATACAGATATTCCAGTGTTTAGTTCCGCCCAAATGGCACCACTGTTTGATTCAAATAGCAGCAAACTGAAACCGAACATGCAAACTAACAAGATACTGACATCTCTATTAAGTTTGCTAGAACATAATCCGGGCAGCAAAGTTTTAGTTGTTGGCCATTCAGATAATACCGGTAGCCCTTCAATTAATATGGCACTTTCTGAGCAACGTGCGCAGGTGGTTGCTGACTGGCTAATCAAACATAGCTCACTCTCTGCTAATGATCTGATTATTAGTGGAAAAGGTGCTTTAGAACCTGTGGCATCGAATGACACAAAGATAGGACAAGACCAAAACAGACGTGTTGAAGTGCTGTTGTTACCAATTCAAGATAAGAACGCGGGAGTAAAAATTCAATGA
- a CDS encoding DcrB-related protein — MNATSSNYSIYEGTFLTTAPILDQSVNILMFRDPDNHEYNIIINRAVLVEQETPEAFCEKEMEALRNKLPGFQIEGKLLTHELGPAKLPVVQVANNFLQNGERTRQVQSIVLLPHHPISNPDSRVVLIFTLTRTGGEFTEHQRKHYVKIINSFNPKVI, encoded by the coding sequence ATGAATGCTACATCTTCAAATTATTCGATTTATGAGGGCACTTTTCTAACAACGGCCCCGATCCTAGATCAATCAGTGAATATCTTAATGTTCAGGGATCCTGATAATCACGAATATAACATTATTATCAATCGTGCTGTACTGGTTGAACAGGAAACACCTGAAGCCTTCTGCGAAAAAGAAATGGAAGCATTACGTAATAAGCTGCCGGGTTTCCAAATTGAAGGTAAGTTACTAACCCATGAACTTGGCCCAGCCAAATTACCTGTAGTACAAGTAGCAAACAATTTTTTACAAAACGGGGAAAGGACTCGCCAAGTTCAGTCTATTGTGTTATTACCGCACCACCCCATTTCAAATCCAGATAGTCGTGTTGTACTTATTTTCACTTTAACAAGAACTGGGGGCGAATTTACTGAACATCAACGTAAACATTACGTAAAAATAATCAATAGTTTTAACCCAAAAGTAATATAG
- a CDS encoding LuxR C-terminal-related transcriptional regulator, producing the protein MNVIVFSKCKLLSFSFECIFYHVFNTPSLKEVIVETYDVIDSFISSINKNTMLVLVDITLIDCISAYSLLKKIKKKSKVIVLCDNKMDLRILPNFYNAVLYKTTSILNIITTIERVCDKEYNGQVVNLDSDCSEMPVLTKKEQETLKLITFGLNNDQIAELLSTTHKKIIDYRRNICEKYNVNSLDISDYKYNLPENG; encoded by the coding sequence ATGAATGTTATAGTGTTTAGTAAATGTAAACTACTGTCATTCTCATTTGAATGTATTTTTTATCACGTATTTAATACTCCGAGTTTAAAAGAGGTTATTGTCGAGACTTATGATGTCATCGATTCATTTATCAGTTCGATAAATAAAAATACGATGCTGGTCTTGGTTGATATAACATTAATTGACTGCATAAGTGCATATTCTTTGCTCAAGAAAATAAAGAAAAAATCTAAAGTCATAGTTTTATGTGATAATAAAATGGATTTGCGTATCTTACCTAATTTCTACAATGCCGTTTTATATAAAACTACGAGTATATTAAATATTATAACAACAATAGAGCGGGTTTGTGATAAGGAATATAATGGTCAGGTTGTTAATTTGGATAGTGATTGTTCTGAAATGCCAGTGTTAACAAAAAAAGAACAGGAAACATTGAAGTTAATTACTTTCGGATTAAATAATGACCAGATAGCAGAATTACTTTCGACGACTCATAAAAAAATCATTGATTACCGCCGTAATATATGTGAGAAGTATAACGTTAATAGTTTGGATATTAGTGACTATAAATATAACTTACCAGAAAATGGATGA
- a CDS encoding helix-turn-helix transcriptional regulator, whose amino-acid sequence MLSVAIITKNTFYKLGLTSLLKKIFNKRSGNDYLLIDSYEKKGNKKVNVIFEDFMVIVNIYQDHGVAGQDTNDLDKSMLTINIPFNSDRLDIDDIVYKINKIIKVANLDCCNMTSKDIIKFLGLKDNIQLSVTESRLVKLTSNGYSINDISTMLNRSEKTILSYRRSAIKKLGVLNKLEFYNYASNMKGYGNNDAIFICI is encoded by the coding sequence ATGTTATCAGTGGCAATCATAACCAAAAATACCTTCTATAAATTAGGTTTAACTTCTTTATTAAAGAAGATTTTTAATAAAAGATCTGGCAATGATTATTTGTTAATTGATTCTTATGAAAAAAAAGGAAATAAAAAAGTCAATGTGATATTTGAGGATTTTATGGTAATAGTTAATATCTATCAAGATCATGGCGTTGCAGGTCAGGACACTAATGATTTGGATAAATCAATGTTGACTATAAACATACCATTTAATAGTGATAGGTTAGATATCGATGATATTGTTTATAAGATAAATAAAATAATTAAAGTTGCTAACTTGGACTGCTGCAATATGACGAGTAAGGATATTATTAAATTTTTAGGGTTAAAGGATAATATTCAACTCTCAGTAACTGAAAGTAGGCTGGTTAAATTAACTAGTAATGGGTATAGCATTAACGATATATCTACTATGCTTAATCGTTCTGAGAAAACAATATTGAGTTATCGTAGAAGTGCAATTAAAAAGTTAGGTGTTTTAAATAAATTAGAGTTTTATAATTACGCCTCGAATATGAAGGGTTATGGTAATAATGATGCGATTTTTATTTGTATCTAA
- a CDS encoding IS3 family transposase (programmed frameshift) — translation MTGILLGQEVRKRKTPQEKIAIIQQTMEPGMNVSHVARLHGIQPSLLFKWKKQYQEGSLTAVAAGEEVVPASELTAALKQVRELQRLLGKKTMEVEILKEAVEYGQSPKMDSARALVAKGRGIALVSRTMGVSRAQLSLRVNRSASWQDRRCSRRNDEADAEILSEILDIISDMPSYGYRRVWGILRKQRRTEGQPPVNAKRLYRIMSEHNLLLLHDKPERPKREHKGKIAVAESDIRWCSDGFEFGCDNGEKLRVTFALDCCDREAIDWAASTGGYDSSTVQDVMLRSVEKRFGDRLPDTPVQWLTDNGSAYTVHETRRFARELNLEPCTTAVSSPQSNGMAERFVKTMKEDYIAFMPKPDVRTALRNLAAAFTHYNENHPHSALGYHSPREYRRQRASLT, via the exons ATGACCGGTATCCTGTTAGGGCAAGAAGTCCGTAAACGTAAAACTCCTCAGGAGAAAATCGCCATTATCCAGCAAACGATGGAGCCGGGCATGAATGTCTCCCATGTCGCGCGTCTGCACGGTATCCAGCCCAGCCTGCTGTTTAAGTGGAAGAAGCAATATCAGGAAGGCAGCCTCACCGCCGTTGCCGCCGGAGAAGAAGTTGTTCCCGCTTCTGAGCTTACTGCTGCTCTGAAGCAGGTCCGGGAGCTTCAGCGCCTGCTGGGCAAGAAGACGATGGAAGTTGAGATCCTGAAAGAAGCCGTGGAGTACGGTCAGTCGC CGAAAATGGATAGCGCACGCGCCCTTGTTGCCAAAGGACGGGGAATAGCCCTGGTCAGCCGCACCATGGGCGTGTCGCGTGCGCAGCTGTCACTGCGAGTTAACCGTTCTGCCAGCTGGCAGGACAGACGCTGTAGCCGGCGTAATGACGAAGCAGACGCTGAAATATTGTCGGAGATCCTCGACATCATCAGCGATATGCCGAGTTATGGTTATCGACGCGTGTGGGGCATCCTGCGCAAGCAACGTCGCACAGAGGGACAGCCACCTGTGAACGCCAAACGGCTTTACAGGATAATGAGCGAGCATAATCTGTTGTTGTTACATGACAAACCAGAGCGACCGAAGCGTGAACACAAGGGCAAAATCGCGGTGGCAGAAAGCGATATACGCTGGTGTTCAGACGGCTTCGAGTTCGGCTGCGACAACGGTGAAAAGCTAAGGGTGACGTTCGCGCTGGACTGCTGCGACAGAGAGGCCATAGACTGGGCGGCGAGCACGGGAGGCTACGACAGTTCGACCGTACAGGATGTGATGCTGAGATCGGTGGAAAAGCGCTTCGGCGACAGGTTGCCGGACACACCAGTGCAGTGGCTGACGGATAACGGTTCAGCGTATACCGTGCATGAAACGCGGAGGTTCGCCAGAGAGCTGAATCTGGAGCCCTGCACAACAGCGGTGAGCAGCCCACAGAGTAATGGCATGGCCGAACGGTTCGTGAAGACGATGAAGGAAGACTATATCGCGTTCATGCCAAAACCGGATGTGAGGACAGCCCTGCGAAACCTTGCAGCAGCGTTCACGCATTACAATGAAAACCACCCGCACAGTGCGCTGGGGTATCACTCTCCGAGGGAATACCGGCGGCAGCGGGCATCGTTAACCTAA
- the chbG gene encoding chitin disaccharide deacetylase, with protein MEKLLIVNADDFGLCKGQNYGIIEAFQHGIVSSTTAMMNCADIYHAAELSKQNPLLPVGMHFVLTYGRPLTAMSSLVDDEGELGKWLWGRAEAGELSLDEIAQELTAQFDKFIAVFGRLPTHIDSHHHVHMLPQIYPLIESFAHEKSLPLRIDRREAQQQNIVLNKSRSTGWFEAGFYGEDLTEQSFLQLLDCADENAVNSIEVMCHPAFIDKILMTSSYCYPRLTELEVLTSPILKQTIADRGYLLGSYLDC; from the coding sequence ATGGAAAAGTTACTGATTGTTAATGCTGATGATTTTGGTCTGTGCAAAGGCCAAAATTACGGGATTATTGAAGCATTTCAGCATGGTATTGTCTCATCAACCACCGCGATGATGAATTGTGCGGATATTTATCATGCCGCAGAACTGAGCAAGCAGAATCCATTGCTTCCAGTGGGTATGCACTTTGTCCTAACTTATGGCCGGCCCTTAACGGCAATGTCGTCTTTGGTTGATGATGAGGGGGAATTGGGTAAATGGTTATGGGGGCGGGCGGAAGCTGGTGAATTAAGTCTGGATGAAATTGCCCAAGAGCTGACCGCGCAGTTTGATAAATTTATCGCTGTTTTTGGTCGCCTTCCCACGCATATTGATAGCCATCACCATGTCCATATGTTGCCTCAGATTTATCCACTGATTGAGTCTTTTGCTCACGAAAAGTCACTGCCATTACGTATTGATCGCCGCGAGGCGCAACAACAAAATATTGTACTTAATAAATCCCGCAGCACTGGGTGGTTTGAGGCTGGTTTTTATGGCGAAGATCTGACGGAACAATCATTTTTACAACTACTGGATTGTGCTGACGAGAATGCGGTTAACTCGATTGAAGTAATGTGCCACCCGGCATTTATCGATAAAATCCTGATGACCAGTAGTTATTGCTATCCACGCCTCACCGAACTGGAAGTTCTAACCTCGCCGATATTAAAACAAACTATCGCCGATCGTGGCTATCTTTTGGGGTCATATCTTGATTGCTAA
- the chbR gene encoding transcriptional regulator ChbR, which translates to MKVNKMEVRLVREKDFFNGKEFHLFIYNKTESATGLHQHDYYEYTLILTGMCYQEINGKRVFLERGDFVFIPMGSHHQSFYDFGATRILNVGIRKSFFEEHYFHLLPSPIVASQAYRLKGDFLSYIESAISAPHFREDELTELVELLTFYVTNRISHYKETEVNDDIPLWLKTSIDKMHDKSMFGEKALVNMIELSGKTQEYLTRATRRYYQKTPMQIINEIRINFAKTQLEMTNYFVSDIAFDAGYSDTTLFIKNFKKLTSFTPGNYRKKFNCVREGLSD; encoded by the coding sequence GTGAAGGTAAATAAGATGGAAGTCAGATTAGTACGTGAAAAAGACTTTTTTAACGGAAAAGAATTCCATCTGTTTATTTATAACAAAACGGAGAGTGCGACAGGCTTACATCAGCATGATTATTATGAATATACCCTGATACTCACTGGTATGTGTTATCAGGAGATCAATGGCAAACGTGTCTTTTTAGAGCGCGGTGATTTCGTTTTTATCCCCATGGGTTCACACCATCAAAGTTTCTATGACTTTGGTGCCACGCGAATTTTAAATGTGGGAATCAGAAAATCTTTTTTTGAAGAGCACTATTTCCATCTGCTGCCTAGCCCCATTGTTGCCTCGCAAGCTTATCGCCTAAAAGGTGATTTTCTTTCTTATATCGAATCAGCTATTTCTGCACCGCACTTTAGGGAAGACGAGTTAACAGAATTGGTCGAGTTACTGACCTTTTATGTCACTAACCGCATTAGTCATTATAAAGAGACTGAGGTCAATGACGATATTCCGCTATGGCTAAAAACCAGCATCGACAAAATGCACGATAAATCGATGTTTGGTGAGAAAGCGCTGGTGAATATGATTGAGCTTTCGGGCAAAACTCAAGAGTACCTGACTCGTGCCACCCGACGTTATTACCAGAAAACACCGATGCAAATTATTAATGAAATCAGAATCAATTTTGCCAAAACTCAACTTGAAATGACGAATTACTTTGTCTCGGATATCGCCTTTGACGCGGGATACAGCGATACCACGCTATTTATTAAAAACTTCAAGAAATTAACCTCTTTTACGCCAGGCAACTATCGCAAGAAATTCAATTGCGTTAGAGAGGGTTTATCCGATTAG
- the chbA gene encoding PTS N,N'-diacetylchitobiose transporter subunit IIA translates to MFDLDKIVDDVQPTDELEDVVMGLIINAGQARSLAYKALQHAKTGDFAQAAELMAQSRKALNEAHLVQTQLIEADQGEGKTRVTLVLVHAQDHLMNAMLARELIAELIELHQKIS, encoded by the coding sequence ATGTTTGATTTAGATAAAATCGTTGATGATGTACAACCTACTGATGAACTGGAAGATGTGGTCATGGGGTTGATTATCAATGCAGGGCAGGCGCGGAGTTTGGCCTATAAAGCGTTGCAGCATGCCAAAACAGGTGATTTTGCTCAAGCGGCAGAGCTGATGGCGCAATCTCGCAAAGCATTAAATGAGGCGCATTTGGTACAAACTCAGCTTATTGAAGCTGATCAAGGTGAGGGAAAAACCCGTGTCACCTTGGTATTGGTACATGCTCAGGATCATTTGATGAACGCAATGTTGGCCCGAGAATTAATCGCAGAACTGATTGAGTTACATCAAAAGATAAGTTGA
- a CDS encoding glycoside hydrolase family 1 protein: protein MKYQFPESFWWGSATSATQSEGASLQDGKSQNIFDYWYDIAPDRFHGQIGPETTSTFYDNYQQDILLLKTLGHNTFRTSISWSRLIPSGDGDLNPKAVAFYNAIIDSLLANGITPFINLYHFDMPLCMQEKGGWESRAVVDAYARYAKICFTLFGDRVKHWFTFNEPIVPVEAGYLNDLHYPCVVDFSRAVTVAYHSVLAHAKAVENYRELKQGGDIGIILNLTPTYPRSDSIPDKSAANCANLLLNRSFLDPVTKGVYPDELIALLREHDLLPHIEPADCQLITNGIVDLLGINYYQPRRVKAKDIPTAREQVKTPEDLFSFYEMPGRKVNPHRGWEIYEKGLYDILIDLKQNYGNIPCYISENGMGVEGEERFITPSGQVDDEYRIEFIREHLQWLHQALQEGSNCKGYHLWTFIDCWSWLNAYKNRYGLVRLNIADQSRIIKKSGYWFADVARQNGFN from the coding sequence ATGAAATATCAATTTCCCGAGAGTTTTTGGTGGGGTAGCGCCACTTCTGCAACCCAATCTGAAGGGGCGTCATTGCAGGATGGGAAGAGCCAAAATATTTTCGATTATTGGTATGACATTGCTCCAGACCGTTTTCATGGCCAAATTGGCCCGGAAACGACCTCCACCTTTTACGATAATTATCAGCAGGACATTTTGCTGTTAAAAACATTAGGACATAATACTTTCAGGACATCGATTTCATGGTCGAGACTGATTCCAAGTGGTGATGGTGATCTTAACCCTAAAGCCGTTGCCTTTTATAACGCGATAATTGACTCTTTATTGGCGAATGGCATCACGCCTTTTATCAACCTCTACCATTTTGATATGCCGCTGTGTATGCAAGAGAAAGGGGGATGGGAAAGTCGCGCAGTCGTCGATGCCTATGCCCGCTATGCCAAAATCTGTTTTACCCTGTTTGGTGACCGGGTAAAACATTGGTTTACCTTTAACGAGCCAATTGTGCCGGTCGAAGCTGGTTACCTGAACGACTTACATTATCCTTGTGTGGTGGATTTTAGCCGTGCGGTGACCGTCGCCTATCATAGTGTCTTGGCACACGCCAAAGCTGTTGAAAATTATAGGGAACTAAAACAGGGCGGCGATATTGGCATCATTTTGAATCTTACCCCAACGTATCCTCGCTCAGACAGTATTCCCGACAAATCGGCTGCTAATTGTGCAAATTTGCTACTCAACCGTAGCTTTCTTGACCCTGTCACGAAAGGTGTTTACCCGGATGAGTTGATAGCATTATTGCGTGAGCACGATTTGTTACCACATATTGAACCGGCTGACTGCCAACTTATCACCAATGGTATCGTTGATTTATTAGGGATTAACTATTACCAACCAAGAAGAGTCAAGGCGAAAGATATTCCCACTGCACGGGAGCAGGTGAAAACACCGGAAGACTTGTTTAGTTTTTACGAGATGCCAGGGCGAAAAGTTAACCCACATCGTGGCTGGGAAATTTATGAAAAAGGCCTGTATGACATCCTGATAGATCTGAAACAGAATTATGGCAACATCCCATGTTATATCTCGGAAAATGGTATGGGTGTTGAGGGAGAAGAACGATTTATTACCCCGTCCGGTCAGGTTGATGATGAATATCGCATTGAGTTTATTCGCGAACACTTACAATGGTTACATCAAGCGTTGCAAGAAGGCAGTAATTGCAAAGGTTATCATCTGTGGACGTTTATTGACTGCTGGTCTTGGCTAAATGCCTATAAAAATCGTTATGGATTAGTACGATTGAATATTGCGGATCAGTCGCGGATTATAAAGAAAAGTGGTTATTGGTTTGCGGATGTCGCAAGGCAAAACGGCTTTAATTAA
- the chbC gene encoding PTS N,N'-diacetylchitobiose transporter subunit IIC — protein MSAFINSLERAILPFAIKIGKQQHINAIKNGFIRLMPLTLTGAMFVLINNVFLSFGEGSFFFSMGIRLDADTITTLNGFKAIGVNVYNGTLGIMSLMTPFFISMALAEEKRVDPLASALLAIAAFMTVTPYSVGDAYAVGANWLGGANIISGIIIGLVVAEVFAFIVRRNWVIRLPDSVPTSVSRSFSALIPGFIILSFMGVIAYALGLHGTNFHQIIMDTISAPLSKMGSVVGWVYVMCSSLLWFFGIHGAMALSALESGIMMPFALENVATYTQYGSVAAAVAAGKEFHMWAKPFVDSYIFLGGTGATLGLVIAIFIGSRREDYRQVAKLGAPASIFQINEPILFGLPVIMNPLFFIPFILVQPVLAIITSIAYYTGFIPPITNIAPWTMPVGLGAFFNTNGSIAAMLLSLFNLGIATMIYLPFVIIANKAQNEIDREVQSEEEIADSLKF, from the coding sequence GTGAGCGCATTTATTAATTCTCTGGAAAGGGCCATATTGCCCTTCGCCATTAAAATTGGCAAACAGCAACATATTAATGCTATCAAGAATGGGTTTATCCGGTTGATGCCGTTAACTCTGACGGGTGCCATGTTTGTTCTTATCAATAACGTTTTCTTAAGTTTTGGCGAGGGGTCATTCTTCTTCTCAATGGGCATCCGTCTGGATGCGGATACCATCACCACGCTCAATGGTTTTAAAGCAATAGGCGTCAACGTTTATAACGGTACTCTCGGGATAATGTCGCTAATGACGCCATTTTTTATCAGTATGGCCCTAGCTGAAGAGAAAAGAGTCGATCCTCTGGCTTCAGCGCTTCTAGCCATTGCTGCTTTTATGACTGTGACGCCATACAGTGTTGGCGATGCTTATGCTGTGGGGGCTAATTGGTTAGGTGGCGCAAATATTATATCCGGTATTATCATCGGCTTGGTCGTGGCGGAAGTGTTCGCCTTTATCGTGCGCCGTAACTGGGTTATCCGTCTACCTGACAGTGTGCCGACTTCAGTTTCTCGCTCTTTCTCTGCATTAATTCCTGGTTTTATTATCCTCTCCTTTATGGGCGTGATTGCTTATGCCCTTGGATTGCATGGCACCAACTTCCACCAGATTATTATGGACACCATTTCAGCGCCGCTATCGAAAATGGGCAGTGTTGTGGGCTGGGTGTATGTGATGTGTTCCTCACTGCTGTGGTTCTTCGGCATACATGGTGCAATGGCATTATCTGCGCTGGAAAGTGGCATTATGATGCCGTTTGCCTTGGAGAACGTGGCAACTTATACCCAATATGGTTCGGTTGCAGCGGCAGTCGCGGCCGGCAAAGAATTCCATATGTGGGCCAAACCTTTTGTTGATTCCTATATTTTCCTCGGCGGCACTGGGGCAACACTTGGGCTGGTTATTGCTATCTTTATTGGTTCTCGTCGTGAAGATTATCGTCAGGTCGCAAAACTGGGGGCACCGGCCAGTATTTTCCAAATTAACGAACCGATTCTGTTTGGTTTACCGGTTATTATGAATCCACTGTTCTTCATTCCGTTTATTCTGGTGCAGCCGGTATTAGCCATCATTACTTCCATTGCGTATTACACCGGTTTTATTCCGCCAATTACCAACATTGCGCCGTGGACAATGCCTGTCGGGTTAGGGGCTTTCTTTAACACCAATGGCAGTATTGCTGCAATGCTATTAAGTTTGTTCAATCTCGGTATTGCAACAATGATTTATTTACCGTTTGTGATTATTGCCAATAAAGCACAAAACGAGATAGACCGTGAAGTTCAAAGTGAAGAAGAAATAGCGGATAGCTTGAAATTCTAA
- a CDS encoding PTS sugar transporter subunit IIB, whose translation MEKKKIYLFCSAGMSTSLLVSKMKVQAEKYEVPVIINAYPEALAAQHGREADVILLGPQIAYMLPEVTKMFPNKPVEVIDSILYGKVDGLGVLKAAVAAIKKAKQ comes from the coding sequence ATGGAAAAGAAAAAAATTTATCTATTTTGCTCTGCCGGTATGTCTACATCGTTACTGGTTTCCAAAATGAAAGTGCAAGCAGAGAAGTATGAAGTGCCAGTGATAATCAATGCTTACCCGGAAGCACTGGCAGCACAACATGGCAGAGAAGCAGACGTGATCCTATTAGGGCCACAGATTGCTTACATGTTGCCAGAAGTTACCAAAATGTTCCCTAACAAGCCCGTCGAAGTGATTGATTCAATTCTGTACGGCAAAGTTGATGGTTTAGGGGTATTAAAAGCTGCTGTTGCCGCAATAAAAAAAGCAAAACAATAA